The following coding sequences are from one Eucalyptus grandis isolate ANBG69807.140 chromosome 11, ASM1654582v1, whole genome shotgun sequence window:
- the LOC104426725 gene encoding protein TRANSPORT INHIBITOR RESPONSE 1, whose protein sequence is MAYSFPEEVLEHVFSFIGSDRDRNAVSLVCKSWYEIERWCRRRVFVGNCYAVSPAAVVRRFPEVRSVELKGKPHFADFNLVPEGWGGYVSPWITTLARAYPWLEEIRLKRMVVTDESLELIARSFKNFKVLVLSSCEGFSTDGLAAVAANCRNLRELDLRESEVEDMSGHWLSHFPDSYTSLVSLNISCLGSEVSFSALERLVSRCPDLRSLRLNRTVPLDRLANLLRRAPQLAELGTGVYSAELRSDDFSNLVGALAGCRELRSLSGFWDVVPAYLPAVYPLCSGLTSLNLSYATIQSSELTKLISQCHSLQRLWVLDYIEDSGLEALAACCKDLRELRVFPSEPFNREGNVSLTEQGLVSVSEGCSKLQSVLYFCRQMSNAALLTIARNRPNMTRFRLCIIEPRCPDYITHEPLDTGFGAIVQHCKDLQRLSLSGLLTDRVFEYIGTYAKKLEMLSVAFAGDSDLGLHHVLSGCDSLRKLEIRDCPFGDKALLANAAKLETMRSLWMSSCSVSFGACKLLGQKMPRLNVEVIDERGHPDSRPESCPVEKLYIYRTVAGPRFDMPDFVWTMDEDSALRPS, encoded by the exons ATGGCGTACTCGTTCCCGGAGGAGGTGCTGGAGCACGTGTTCTCCTTCATCGGCTCCGACCGGGACCGCAATGCCGTCTCCCTGGTGTGCAAGTCGTGGTACGAGATCGAGCGCTGGTGCCGGCGGCGCGTCTTCGTCGGCAACTGCTACGCCGTCAGCCCCGCGGCCGTCGTCCGGCGCTTCCCGGAGGTGAGATCCGTCGAGCTCAAGGGCAAGCCCCACTTCGCCGACTTCAACCTCGTCCCCGAGGGCTGGGGCGGCTACGTCTCCCCCTGGATCACCACCCTGGCCCGCGCCTACCCTTGGCTCGAGGAGATTCGGCTCAAGCGGATGGTGGTCACCGACGAGAGCTTGGAGCTGATCGCCCGCTCGTTCAAGAACTTCAAGGTCCTGGTTTTGTCCTCTTGCGAGGGGTTCTCGACCGACGGGCTCGCCGCTGTTGCCGCTAATTGCAG GAACTTGAGGGAGCTTGACTTACGGGAGAGTGAAGTGGAAGATATGAGTGGACATTGGCTCAGTCATTTCCCTGATTCATATACATCACTCGTATCCCTCAACATTTCCTGCTTAGGCTCTGAGGTAAGCTTCTCTGCCTTGGAGCGCCTGGTGAGTCGCTGCCCCGACCTGAGGTCTCTCCGACTCAACCGCACCGTGCCACTTGATCGCCTTGCCAATTTACTTCGACGGGCCCCACAGTTGGCTGAATTGGGCACGGGCGTTTATTCTGCTGAACTGAGGTCTGATGATTTCTCGAATCTAGTTGGTGCTCTAGCTGGCTGCCGAGAGCTGAGAAGTCTGTCTGGATTTTGGGATGTGGTACCTGCATATCTTCCAGCTGTATATCCCCTATGCTCAGGGCTTACATCGTTGAACTTGAGCTATGCTACCATCCAAAGCTCTGAACTTACAAAACTTATCAGTCAATGTCACAGTCTGCAGCGCTTATGG GTACTTGATTATATTGAAGACAGCGGTTTGGAAGCCCTGGCTGCATGTTGCAAAGATTTACGGGAATTGAGGGTGTTTCCCTCTGAGCCCTTCAACCGTGAAGGAAATGTATCTTTAACGGAGCAGGGCCTTGTGTCAGTGTCTGAGGGTTGCTCCAAGCTTCAGTCAGTTTTGTACTTCTGCCGCCAGATGTCTAATGCGGCCTTACTTACCATAGCTCGGAACCGTCCTAACATGACTCGATTCCGACTTTGTATCATTGAACCACGTTGTCCTGATTATATAACTCATGAGCCACTCGATACAGGCTTTGGAGCCATTGTCCAACACTGCAAGGATCTCCAGCGTCTCTCTCTATCAGGTCTTCTAACTGACCGTGTGTTTGAGTACATAGGGACTTATGCAAAGAAACTTGAGATGCTTTCTGTGGCATTCGCTGGAGACAGTGACTTGGGACTGCACCATGTGCTATCGGGGTGCGACAGTCTTAGAAAATTGGAGATCCGGGACTGCCCGTTTGGTGACAAGGCGCTTTTGGCCAATGCTGCAAAGCTGGAGACAATGCGATCCCTTTGGATGTCTTCTTGCTCAGTGAGCTTCGGAGCATGTAAGCTGCTTGGTCAGAAGATGCCCAGGCTTAATGTCGAAGTCATTGACGAGAGAGGCCACCCGGATTCAAGGCCTGAAAGCTGCCCGGTCGAGAAGCTTTACATCTATAGAACGGTTGCAGGTCCGAGGTTCGACATGCCTGATTTTGTTTGGACAATGGATGAGGATTCTGCTCTGAGGCCTTCTTGA